CCACTACACGTTCATATATCAACATTATTTATATTGATGATCGCCATCATCTGTACCGCACAAATCCTGTTAGCCAATAAGAGCATGAATGATATTCTACTTGAAGCTAACTCAACTATTTTTGACCGAATAGCCAATGAAACTCGCTTTTCAATGCGTGATGAGTATCGGCCAGCCTTTAATGCCGTTGGAGAGTTATCCAAAAAAGAAATAATAAAAACCAATACGTTAGAAGAGCGTAAAGCTTACTTTTCTGAATTATTAATGCTTTTAAAATTGAATAACCATGTATCAACCTATCGTATCACTTACCCTAATGGAGACTGGTTTGGGGTCGGTATTATTGAAAACCAATCTTTAAGAAAGGAATTAAATGCCCCTCCTTCCGCTCGCTTTTACTTTATAGATATGCCCTTAGGAACAAAAGTAACAAGTACCATCTATTTTTATGATAAGACAAGCAAACTCATTGATTCTCGAATATTTAAGCTCCAAAAGAATGATCCTAGAAATGAAGATTGGTTTAAAAATTCAACGATAAATAAAACAATTCTATCTAAACCTCGTTACTTCAACGCTGTTAATCAGTTTGGCTTAACCATTCATCAAAAAGCAGATAATGATGTGGTTGTTAGTGCCGATCTACTCATGTTCAAGGTAGATGAAGTATTAAAAAGCACTTCAAATCACAGCTCATCGATAAGAGTACTTTATGATGAAGAAAGCATTGTGTATGCCAGCAATTACAGCGCTCATACTGAAATCAATAATCAAGCCGTTATGTTAAAAGACATATTCAATCAAAGTGCAATGGCGGCATTACAGCAACTTCATTTAGACCAAGAAATACAACGATACCAACATAACAATGAGGATTGGTATGGAAAAATTTTTTCTGTTCCGATTAATCAACAACGAACATTAAATTTATTAGTGGCAGTAAAAGCATCGGAGCTTTTATCTAGTGCGTCAGTTATTCGCAACCAAACTATTTTATGGTCTTTTTTAGTACTGTGTCTCTCCATTCCTTGTGTTTATTTTGTATCGCAGCGTATTTCCAAACCTATTAAACAAGCAACTGAACAAGCTCAGTTAATATCAAAATTCGATTTTTCTCAACTAAAACAATCACCAACCAAGATATTAGAAATAGATAATCTAAATAAATCCGTTACTAGCATGAAATCCGCCATAGAGAATTATTTCAACTTAACCAATACTATATTAGAAGAACATGAGATTGATGATCTCATACAAATTATTGGACGAAATACAGCTAACGCAACAGAAGCAGCAGGAGCCTACCTCTATCTCATTAATGATGATGAAACACACATAGAGCCTCATTTTGCATGGCGAGCAAACACTCAAAACGAAGACATTAGTGGATTAAAACGTTACTCTCTCGACGACAAAGAGATAGCTAAAAATCTGGAATACATCCTAGTTAAAAAGAAACCTTTTGAAGGTTTAAGTATTCAAAAACTCGACATAAATGAAAAAGAAAAACTGGGACTAAAAGACGAAGATACATGGTCACTCACTTTCCCATTATTCACAAAAGGAAAGCAAACTATTGGCGCTATGGTATTAGTTTTTGATATTAAGGATAGTGAAGCCATACGTAATGATAAATTCGATTACTTCGAATCATTAATAAATTTTACTGCCATTGCTCTTCATGGTCGGAAAATGTTACAAAACCAAAAAGACTTACTTGAATCATTCATTCAAGTCATGGCCAGTGCGATCGATACTAAATCACCTTATACAGGTAACCACTGTCAAAAAGTGCCGGTATTAACACAATGGTTAGCAGAAGTTGCAGATCAATCTTCATCACCCAAATTTACACATTTCACATTAAACAACATACAAAAAGAAGAATTACGAATTGCATCATGGCTACATGACTGCGGAAAAATTACAACACCAGAACACGTTGTTGATAAAGCGACAAAACTAGAAACTATCTATAACCGTATCCATGAAATAAGAACTCGATTTGAAGTATTAAAGCGTGATGTTGAAATAGAACAATGGAAGCAAGCGTTCAAACAAGAACTCCCACAAAAGAATAAAGAAATATTACAGAATGAATGGCAGAAACTTGATGACGAATTTACTTTCATTGCAAAAATGAATGTCGGAGATGAATTTTTATCTGAACAAGACGCGACACAAATACAAGAGATTAGCCAACGAACATGGACACAAACTCTAGACTCCAGTCTTGGTCTTTCTTGGGAAGAAAAAGAACGTCTAAATAACTCTGATGGCCAACAAGTACCATTAACTGTAAATCTATTACAAGATAACCTATTTCACTTAATTCCAAGAGAAATGAACCTACCGCATGATGAGCGATTCACATTACAACCGACTCAATACGAAAATAATCTCGGTGAAATCTACAATTTGTTAATTCAACGAGGAACACTGAATAACGAAGAGCGATTTGTAATAAACAACCATATAATTCAAACAATTCAAATGTTAGAAACCCTTCCCTTTCCAAAAACGATGAAGGACATTGCAAAGATAGCCGGCGGTCATCATGAGAAAGTGAATGGTACAGGCTACCCTATGGGTCTTACGTCTGAACAAATGCCATTAACAGCAAAAATGATGGCGATAGCTGATATTTTTGAGGCATTAACCAGTCACGATCGTCCATATAAAAAAGCCAAAACCTTAACGGAATCTCTCAAAATAATGCACTTTATGGTTAAAGATCAACATATTGATAGTGATCTATTTGATTTATTCTTAACCTCTGGTTTATATAAAAAGTACGCAGATACCTATTTAAAACCAGAACAATGTGATGACGTTGATATAGAAAAATTCTTAAGTTAACTAGACTACTACCTAATCCTGATGCAAAAATAAACAAAAGGGAGAATAAACATAATTTATTCCCCCTTTTGTTTTAATCACGCATTATGGAATGAAAATTATCCAAAGGCATTGGTTTGAAATAGTAAAACCCTTGCTGTGCTGAAATGTTCAAATCATTAAGAATTTTCTTTTGTCGATGGTTCTCAACGCCTTCCGCAACTAATTGAATATCTAAATTATTGGCTAATAAGATAATGTTCTCGATAATTTTGATAGAGTGCTGATTCGTTTCTATATCATCAATAAATGATTTATCAATTTTGATAACATCAAACTGGTAGTAGTTTAAATATTTCAATGATGAATATCCTGTTCCATAATCATCAAGGGAAAATTGAACGCCAATTTTTCTAAACTTTTCCATGTACAAAATTATCTTATTTTTATCTGCAAATTCCATAGATTCTGTAAATTCTAAAATCAATATAAAGTGTCCCGATAACTCTTTACACAATTCGTACATTTCTTCATCATAAAGACAGCTTTCAGTAAAATTTACGCTTACTTTTAATCCATGAACCTGATGCTCATTTACATACACTTTAAGCTGATTTAATAAGGATTTCGTCATTGCGTTAATTAAACCAAACTTTTCTATTTTAGGAATAAAAGACAACGGCGGAATAACCTCACCTGAAGAAGTAATCCATCGAGCTAATACCTCCCCTCCAATGATATTTTCATTAGCATCAACAATAGGTTGTATGAAAGGAACTATCCTGTTGTTTTTAATTGCTTTTTTTAGCCTTATCAATTCAATATCTAATAACGAAAGCTTAAATGATAATACTTTAATAAGCATGATTAGCAGTAAGACGATAACAATCGTAAGTACATGACTAATGAGATAATTTTTTATTGATAGTTCAGCATTATAGTCCAGTAAAATTACAAAATCGTATTTTTCTGATTTATGTGTCTGCTTTTCATTTGGCACATACACACTAAATACATTGTTTTTTGATATCACGTATTCTTTATTAGATAAAGATAGATGACCAACCGGACTATCGCCTAAATCAACAGAGATCCCCTTCATGTAAAATTGAACCCCATGATCGTCATTATACTGATGATAATAAGAAAAACTTGGCATTCCAGTTAAGTAATTCTTTTCATGTATATGAATCTCTCTTTTAGGTAATACCGCAGAAGACACCTTCTTACCAGCAATAGAGCTACAGTAGTAAGCACCGTCACGAACAAATGAAATGCTATTTATCATTGGATTTAAGGCAACAATCTTTTGTAAAGGTAACATCATTTCTTCACAATTTTTCTCTTTAAACTTCTGTAACTCACCGACTGTTTCTTTGGCTGAATCAAGTTTATATTCAATACTCTCAATTGCACTTCTAACGTTATTATCAACAAATTTTTCGTAATCTGTAACGACGAAAAATTGTACAAAAACCACAAGAATCAACAAATAAACAGTATATTTATTAGTAATAAATTTCATATATATTATCCTTCAAATACCGTTACTTTGTTTCTTCCTGCATTTTTTGATTGATATAATGCAGTATCCGCCATTTTTAGCGTTCGTTTAAAAGATAATTTCTGCCCTATAGCTGCACCTATAGATACAGACACATTCATACCAGCAATTGGGCTTTCTGAAACCGATATTCTTATTGCTTCAGAACGATTAAATAAATCAATACAAGAAACATTACTTAAAACAATAACGAACTCTTCACCACCCCAACGAATAGCTAAATCATCACCTCTAATGCATTGTCTTAAACGACGACATACCTCAGTTATGACTTCATCTCCTTTAAAGTGACCGTGTTTGTCATTGATTTCTTTAAATTTATCAATATCCACAATAATAATAGATTTACCTGACATATGATTAAGTTTCATTTCATAAAAGTCACGACGATAAAGCCCCGTCATGTCATCGAGTGTGCAATAAAAAATAAATTTTCTTAATGTTTTTTCAATAAAAATGAACCCGCAAGTAATAACAGATGCAAATAACAAACTCCATATTATTATATTATTTACATTAATTGATAATCCCAATATATTTCCTACTGGAGAACAAGGAATATCTATTGAGTTATCTAAAGTAAAAAATGGATTTTTATCATTGATATAGTATAAAAAGCTAAATCTATCTTTATTAAATTGAGTTAACCAATTATTAAATACAGTATCTTTAATATCCAACAGAAACATTGCAGTTAAATTTTTGTTAACATATATAGGGTAAAATATACTTCTAACCTTTTGTTCCGAGATTTTCTCAACGTAAGATTCTGTTAATTTCAAGTCGCACAATGATAGAATATGATAATTGCTTGATATATTTTCATTAATCAATATTCTATCTATCCAATTGTGATCATATTTCATATCTGAATTTAGATTAACATGGATATCTCGTAAAGGCTTAAAATGTGCTGTATTTGAATCTGTATTTATGTCCGACTTTTGTATGATTGCAATACTCCAATAGTCATCACCAATATATTTTCTAATCTCTGTTTCTAATAAATTTATTCCTAAAGATAACTCCTTTACCTTACTATTTTCATTCACCATTACCGAAACTTGATCAATAGTATACGTCCCTTTATATAACTCTACCGTATTGGTATTCAAATAATATGGTGTTATCTTTCTGATCGTATCATAAAGTTTATTGATGTTACTTTGAAATTCCATTTTAAACGAATCTATTTCTAATCTGTTATATTGATACAATACATATCCTGACAATATGAATGAGCATAAGAAAAATCTCATGTACATATTATTTTTATCCGCATTAATTGAAATCATAGTTGTTCTTATCTAATGTAACTCTATTACGACCTGTATTCTTAGAATCATAGAGAGCTGCATCAGCTCTTTTTATTACATCATTAACTGATTCAAAATCTCTTTGTTTAGCTCCGCCAATAGATATAGTAATATTTATTCCATCAATCGATTTATTTTCTATCACTTTTCGAATAACTTCTGCTTTATTCATAAGATCGTCTTGATCGATTTTTTGAAAAATAACTATGAATTCTTCGCCTCCCCACCGGATCGCAATATCATTGACTCTAATGCAGTTTTTTATACGATAAGAAACTTGTTGAATAACAATATCTCCAAAATCATGTCCGTAAGTATCATTTACTCGCTTAAAATGATCGATATCTATCATTAAAAATGAAGCTGACTCTAATGCTTTTAACTTTGGCTCATAAAAATCACGGCGATAAAAACCCGTCATATGATCATAACTTCTCACTATGCTTACTTTTACATAAAAATAATAACCACATAATGCGGCAAAGAAGACAATAAAAGATATATAAAAGCTCACAACTAATATTGAAAAAATATCAATACTTACACCTGGTGAATATTTATCAGATGTATATGGCAATGCAAGAGTAAACGTTGCCCAATTAGCACCTTTACCATAATAAAAATGAGTCCAGCGTTTCTGGTTAAAGTTTTCAATTAAAAGAGAATTCCACCCTCTTTTAATATCTACAATAATAACCGACGTTAGCTTTGTATCTAAGTAAATAGGATAAATAACTGAGTATATTTCTTCACCAGTCCATTGCTCTTTATATATCTCAGTAATTCTAACATCGTCATGATGAAAAGATTTATAACTAATTTTCAAGCTTTCTAAATTAACTATGCTTTCTAATATATTAGAATCATGCAATGATTTATTATTAAATCTAAGATAACCATCTCTTAAAGGCCTGAAATATGAGTTTTCTGTATTTTCATGATGCAATTTATCTATAACAGCAACAGTCCAGATATATTTTGACTCTATCACTTCAGATAAGCTCTTATAAAGCTGATTTATAGCTGGAGATAAAACCTTAACGTTTCCCAACTTATTAACAATAACGCCTACGCCATCATTATCATGAACACCTTTTTTTAAAGGTATCGTATCCGAATTTATATAATACCCATGAAAGCGCTTTGTTACATCAACAACCTTTTGATAGTTAATGTGAATGCTTTTTTCCAAAATTGATATGGAATATATATGATAATAAATTATCGATGCTAAAACACCAAAAAACAAAACAACGAATAAGAAGAACTTCTCTAGACCAAATAATTTAACATTAATCATTTTAAGTTTACATACTACAAATACATATAATTCATTCACAAAAATGAATCATTCTATGATGACAAAATAATTGCTATATCAATAAAACTAATAAATAAAAACTCAAAATAGCTCTATCAGTTTAACCTTCTGTTGTTTGTATTGAATGAAAGTGGTTTAGGTTTCCGTTCTATTAAAGACAATTAAAATTAAATATTTAGGCCTTATATTAGATACATTAAATTTTGCTACCTTATATGCTGCAATCTCAAAAAGGTCAATATTTATATTTAATTGATTATAAATAATCAATCTCTCACTATAAATAA
The window above is part of the Aliivibrio fischeri ATCC 7744 = JCM 18803 = DSM 507 genome. Proteins encoded here:
- a CDS encoding HD domain-containing phosphohydrolase, whose translation is MKRIIKTIRAKLVFPLHVHISTLFILMIAIICTAQILLANKSMNDILLEANSTIFDRIANETRFSMRDEYRPAFNAVGELSKKEIIKTNTLEERKAYFSELLMLLKLNNHVSTYRITYPNGDWFGVGIIENQSLRKELNAPPSARFYFIDMPLGTKVTSTIYFYDKTSKLIDSRIFKLQKNDPRNEDWFKNSTINKTILSKPRYFNAVNQFGLTIHQKADNDVVVSADLLMFKVDEVLKSTSNHSSSIRVLYDEESIVYASNYSAHTEINNQAVMLKDIFNQSAMAALQQLHLDQEIQRYQHNNEDWYGKIFSVPINQQRTLNLLVAVKASELLSSASVIRNQTILWSFLVLCLSIPCVYFVSQRISKPIKQATEQAQLISKFDFSQLKQSPTKILEIDNLNKSVTSMKSAIENYFNLTNTILEEHEIDDLIQIIGRNTANATEAAGAYLYLINDDETHIEPHFAWRANTQNEDISGLKRYSLDDKEIAKNLEYILVKKKPFEGLSIQKLDINEKEKLGLKDEDTWSLTFPLFTKGKQTIGAMVLVFDIKDSEAIRNDKFDYFESLINFTAIALHGRKMLQNQKDLLESFIQVMASAIDTKSPYTGNHCQKVPVLTQWLAEVADQSSSPKFTHFTLNNIQKEELRIASWLHDCGKITTPEHVVDKATKLETIYNRIHEIRTRFEVLKRDVEIEQWKQAFKQELPQKNKEILQNEWQKLDDEFTFIAKMNVGDEFLSEQDATQIQEISQRTWTQTLDSSLGLSWEEKERLNNSDGQQVPLTVNLLQDNLFHLIPREMNLPHDERFTLQPTQYENNLGEIYNLLIQRGTLNNEERFVINNHIIQTIQMLETLPFPKTMKDIAKIAGGHHEKVNGTGYPMGLTSEQMPLTAKMMAIADIFEALTSHDRPYKKAKTLTESLKIMHFMVKDQHIDSDLFDLFLTSGLYKKYADTYLKPEQCDDVDIEKFLS
- a CDS encoding EAL domain-containing protein, which codes for MKFITNKYTVYLLILVVFVQFFVVTDYEKFVDNNVRSAIESIEYKLDSAKETVGELQKFKEKNCEEMMLPLQKIVALNPMINSISFVRDGAYYCSSIAGKKVSSAVLPKREIHIHEKNYLTGMPSFSYYHQYNDDHGVQFYMKGISVDLGDSPVGHLSLSNKEYVISKNNVFSVYVPNEKQTHKSEKYDFVILLDYNAELSIKNYLISHVLTIVIVLLLIMLIKVLSFKLSLLDIELIRLKKAIKNNRIVPFIQPIVDANENIIGGEVLARWITSSGEVIPPLSFIPKIEKFGLINAMTKSLLNQLKVYVNEHQVHGLKVSVNFTESCLYDEEMYELCKELSGHFILILEFTESMEFADKNKIILYMEKFRKIGVQFSLDDYGTGYSSLKYLNYYQFDVIKIDKSFIDDIETNQHSIKIIENIILLANNLDIQLVAEGVENHRQKKILNDLNISAQQGFYYFKPMPLDNFHSIMRD
- a CDS encoding GGDEF domain-containing protein, producing MISINADKNNMYMRFFLCSFILSGYVLYQYNRLEIDSFKMEFQSNINKLYDTIRKITPYYLNTNTVELYKGTYTIDQVSVMVNENSKVKELSLGINLLETEIRKYIGDDYWSIAIIQKSDINTDSNTAHFKPLRDIHVNLNSDMKYDHNWIDRILINENISSNYHILSLCDLKLTESYVEKISEQKVRSIFYPIYVNKNLTAMFLLDIKDTVFNNWLTQFNKDRFSFLYYINDKNPFFTLDNSIDIPCSPVGNILGLSINVNNIIIWSLLFASVITCGFIFIEKTLRKFIFYCTLDDMTGLYRRDFYEMKLNHMSGKSIIIVDIDKFKEINDKHGHFKGDEVITEVCRRLRQCIRGDDLAIRWGGEEFVIVLSNVSCIDLFNRSEAIRISVSESPIAGMNVSVSIGAAIGQKLSFKRTLKMADTALYQSKNAGRNKVTVFEG
- a CDS encoding GGDEF domain-containing protein, with amino-acid sequence MNELYVFVVCKLKMINVKLFGLEKFFLFVVLFFGVLASIIYYHIYSISILEKSIHINYQKVVDVTKRFHGYYINSDTIPLKKGVHDNDGVGVIVNKLGNVKVLSPAINQLYKSLSEVIESKYIWTVAVIDKLHHENTENSYFRPLRDGYLRFNNKSLHDSNILESIVNLESLKISYKSFHHDDVRITEIYKEQWTGEEIYSVIYPIYLDTKLTSVIIVDIKRGWNSLLIENFNQKRWTHFYYGKGANWATFTLALPYTSDKYSPGVSIDIFSILVVSFYISFIVFFAALCGYYFYVKVSIVRSYDHMTGFYRRDFYEPKLKALESASFLMIDIDHFKRVNDTYGHDFGDIVIQQVSYRIKNCIRVNDIAIRWGGEEFIVIFQKIDQDDLMNKAEVIRKVIENKSIDGINITISIGGAKQRDFESVNDVIKRADAALYDSKNTGRNRVTLDKNNYDFN